One part of the Streptomyces ferrugineus genome encodes these proteins:
- the lpdA gene encoding dihydrolipoyl dehydrogenase has protein sequence MVEQDDRFDVVVLGAGPGGYVAAIRAAQLGKRVAVVEEKYWGGVCLNVGCIPSKALLRNAELAHIFTREAKTFGIKVDGQVSFDYGEAFRRSRKVADGRVKGVHYLMKKNKITEFDGRGTFLDPHTLQVAGYDGATRTIGFEHCVIATGATPKLLPGTRRSSRVVTFEEQILAEELPGSIVIAGAGAIGVEFAYVLHNYGVKVTIVEFLDRMAPLEDAEVSAELAKQYRRLGIDVLTSTRVDAVDESGERVRVTVTGKDGAQQVLEADKVLQAIGFAPNVSGYGLETTGVTVTERGAIDVDGRCRTSVPHIFAIGDVTAKLMLAHAAEAMGIVAAETIADAETMELDYVMIPRATYCQPQIASFGWTEAQARERGFDVQVAKFPFTANGKSHGLGDATGFVKLISDAKYGELLGGHLIGPDVTELLPELTLAQQWDLTVHEVARNVHAHPTLGEAVKEAVHGLAGHMINF, from the coding sequence ATGGTCGAGCAGGACGATCGCTTCGATGTCGTGGTCCTCGGCGCCGGCCCCGGCGGCTACGTCGCCGCCATCCGCGCCGCCCAGCTGGGCAAGCGGGTGGCGGTCGTGGAGGAGAAGTACTGGGGCGGCGTATGTCTGAACGTGGGCTGCATTCCGAGCAAGGCCCTGCTGCGCAACGCCGAACTGGCGCACATCTTCACCCGCGAGGCGAAGACCTTCGGCATCAAGGTGGACGGGCAGGTCAGCTTCGACTACGGCGAGGCGTTCCGCCGCAGCCGCAAGGTCGCCGACGGCCGCGTCAAGGGCGTCCACTACCTGATGAAGAAGAACAAGATCACCGAGTTCGACGGCCGCGGCACCTTCCTCGACCCGCACACCCTCCAGGTGGCCGGCTACGACGGCGCCACCCGCACCATCGGCTTCGAGCACTGCGTCATCGCCACCGGCGCCACCCCCAAGCTGCTCCCCGGCACCCGGCGCAGTTCCCGCGTGGTGACCTTCGAGGAGCAGATCCTGGCCGAGGAACTGCCCGGCTCGATCGTCATCGCCGGCGCCGGGGCGATCGGCGTCGAGTTCGCCTACGTCCTGCACAACTACGGCGTGAAGGTCACGATCGTCGAGTTCCTGGACCGTATGGCCCCGCTGGAGGACGCCGAGGTCTCCGCCGAACTCGCCAAGCAGTACCGCCGGTTGGGCATCGACGTGCTCACCTCCACCCGGGTCGACGCGGTCGACGAGTCCGGTGAGCGGGTGCGTGTCACGGTCACCGGCAAGGACGGCGCCCAGCAGGTGCTGGAGGCCGACAAGGTGCTCCAGGCGATCGGCTTCGCGCCGAACGTCTCCGGGTACGGCCTGGAGACCACCGGCGTGACCGTCACCGAGCGCGGCGCGATCGACGTCGACGGCCGCTGCCGCACCTCCGTCCCGCACATCTTCGCCATCGGCGACGTGACGGCGAAGCTGATGCTCGCGCACGCCGCCGAGGCGATGGGCATCGTCGCCGCCGAGACCATCGCGGACGCCGAGACCATGGAGCTCGACTATGTGATGATCCCGCGGGCCACCTACTGCCAGCCGCAGATCGCCAGCTTCGGCTGGACCGAGGCACAGGCCCGTGAGCGTGGCTTCGACGTGCAGGTGGCGAAGTTCCCCTTCACCGCCAACGGCAAGTCGCACGGCCTGGGCGACGCGACCGGCTTCGTGAAGCTGATCAGCGACGCCAAGTACGGCGAACTCCTCGGCGGCCACCTCATCGGCCCGGACGTCACCGAACTGCTGCCCGAGCTGACCCTGGCCCAGCAGTGGGACCTGACCGTCCATGAGGTGGCCCGCAACGTCCACGCGCATCCGACGCTCGGCGAGGCGGTCAAGGAAGCGGTGCACGGCCTCGCGGGTCACATGATCAACTTCTGA
- a CDS encoding amidohydrolase family protein, giving the protein MDTEDTSGDPRSGPLSRRRFLQATATATALATVGTPVAAAASEATALSFTAATGGSATLAPSGDRLVAEVQNVLWSLPRTGGTAVPLTPPGLEPARPQFSPDGGRLVVCAYRGGGFHLWTLRPDGSGLRQLTDGPWDDRGPAWSPDGTRIAFASERGGDTVTGAPYRIWVVDVRTGELTRLTGRPGQDGPGQDARWEDFDPAWSPDGGRVLFVRGGVTATGTLRATIVASVAADGSGPVTTEHTDDSGAQLMTPAVSPTGRLAYLRTTASPAASCTLVVDGRPVAVQGDLLPAPPRWADARRLLLTVDGHFRLIDPDVPGDGEEIPFTATLAVDRPRYRGKAYDFEGAGARPVRALHLPALSPDGRSVAFAALNALWTAGTTGARAPRKVLQVPSTRYVLAPTWTPDGTALVYADDRDGLFAVRRRDLDTGEEDVLAEGGRVFPALSPDGDRLACLDMSGNLVVRDLPDGTERILAAPLGSGGLPGRPSWSPDGRYLALCDRNRLNQRFREGYNLIRVVDSTTGTAALHALAPHTSLSDRYDSGPVWSPDGRWMAVVAESALWLLPVRADGTPDGEPRRLTSEPADHPSWSADARTLLYLSAGALRLIDVRSGRTRTVRVPLDYRRPRPADTVVHAGRFWGGTGSDVREDIDVVVRDGRIAEVAPHRAGRSAAHRVDASDRTVIPGLWDAHTHPWQTTYGGRQTALQLAYGITTAVSLGGFAYEQARVREAVAAGVLAGPRLLATGELLDGARVAYSMGRAHRTREGLRRSLARGRALDWDFVKTYVRAPGWVMKEAADFGHERLGVRSGSHLCTPGVQLGQDLTTHLQATQRLEFGHATSATGRSYQDVEEIYTATDFHLVATPFTALALLGADPALADDPRVTALMPPWDVALVREQAGQPPTDAQLATLAREMDVYRRILAGGGLIALGTDQPLVPVGLHLHLALRALHRAGLSPTEALRTATLLPARVFGADADLGTLEEGKLADLTVVDGDPFTDFATLIRTTAVLRGGALFERAELVDSYDAAPGRPAREEWLEVSRRMRREGCCDPGL; this is encoded by the coding sequence TTGGACACCGAAGACACCTCCGGCGACCCGCGTTCCGGCCCCCTCTCCCGCCGCAGATTCCTCCAGGCCACCGCCACCGCCACGGCGCTCGCCACCGTCGGCACCCCGGTCGCGGCCGCCGCCTCCGAGGCGACCGCCCTCTCCTTCACCGCGGCCACGGGCGGCTCCGCGACCCTCGCCCCCTCCGGCGACCGGCTGGTCGCCGAGGTGCAGAACGTGCTCTGGTCCCTCCCGCGCACGGGCGGCACCGCCGTCCCGCTCACCCCGCCCGGCCTCGAACCCGCCCGCCCGCAGTTCTCGCCCGACGGCGGCCGACTGGTCGTCTGCGCCTACCGCGGCGGCGGCTTCCACCTCTGGACGCTGCGGCCCGACGGCTCCGGACTGCGGCAGCTCACCGACGGGCCGTGGGACGACCGGGGCCCGGCCTGGTCGCCGGACGGCACCCGGATCGCGTTCGCCTCCGAGCGCGGCGGCGACACCGTGACCGGTGCTCCGTACCGCATCTGGGTCGTGGACGTACGTACCGGCGAGCTGACGCGGCTCACCGGGCGCCCCGGCCAGGACGGGCCCGGCCAGGACGCCCGCTGGGAGGACTTCGACCCGGCGTGGTCGCCGGATGGCGGGCGGGTGCTCTTCGTACGCGGGGGCGTCACGGCCACGGGCACCCTCCGCGCCACCATCGTGGCCTCCGTCGCCGCCGACGGCTCGGGCCCGGTCACCACCGAGCACACCGACGACTCCGGCGCCCAGCTCATGACCCCCGCCGTCTCGCCCACCGGACGCCTGGCCTACCTGCGCACCACCGCCTCACCCGCGGCGTCCTGCACCCTCGTCGTGGACGGCAGACCCGTCGCCGTCCAGGGCGACCTCCTGCCCGCACCGCCCCGCTGGGCGGACGCCCGGCGCCTGCTCCTCACCGTCGACGGGCACTTCCGCCTGATCGACCCGGACGTACCGGGCGACGGCGAGGAGATCCCGTTCACCGCCACCCTGGCGGTGGACCGGCCCCGCTACCGCGGCAAGGCGTACGACTTCGAGGGCGCCGGCGCCCGCCCCGTACGCGCGCTGCACCTGCCCGCCCTGTCGCCGGACGGCCGCAGCGTCGCCTTCGCCGCCCTCAACGCGCTGTGGACCGCCGGGACCACCGGCGCACGCGCGCCCCGCAAGGTGCTGCAAGTCCCCTCCACCCGCTATGTGCTGGCGCCCACCTGGACACCCGACGGCACGGCGCTGGTGTACGCCGACGACCGTGACGGGCTGTTCGCCGTACGGCGCCGTGACCTCGATACGGGGGAGGAGGACGTACTCGCCGAGGGCGGCCGGGTCTTCCCCGCGCTCTCGCCCGACGGGGACCGGCTGGCCTGCCTGGACATGTCCGGCAACCTCGTCGTGCGCGACCTGCCCGACGGCACCGAACGGATCCTCGCCGCACCGCTCGGCTCCGGCGGGCTGCCCGGCCGCCCCAGCTGGTCGCCCGACGGCCGGTACCTGGCGCTCTGCGACCGCAACCGCCTCAACCAGCGCTTCCGGGAGGGCTACAACCTCATCCGGGTCGTCGACTCGACCACCGGGACCGCGGCCCTGCACGCGCTCGCCCCGCACACCTCGCTCTCCGACCGTTACGACTCCGGACCTGTCTGGTCCCCCGACGGCCGCTGGATGGCCGTGGTCGCCGAGTCGGCCCTGTGGCTGCTGCCGGTCCGCGCCGACGGCACCCCGGACGGTGAGCCACGCCGGCTGACGTCCGAGCCGGCCGACCACCCCTCCTGGTCCGCCGACGCCCGCACCCTGCTCTACCTGTCCGCGGGCGCCCTGCGCCTGATCGACGTCCGCAGCGGCAGGACCCGTACCGTCCGCGTCCCGCTGGACTACCGCCGGCCGCGCCCGGCCGACACGGTGGTGCACGCGGGCCGCTTCTGGGGCGGCACCGGCTCGGACGTCCGCGAGGACATCGACGTCGTCGTCCGCGACGGCCGGATCGCCGAGGTGGCCCCGCACCGCGCCGGCCGGTCGGCCGCACACCGCGTCGACGCGAGCGACCGCACCGTGATCCCGGGCCTGTGGGACGCGCACACCCACCCCTGGCAGACCACGTACGGCGGCCGGCAGACCGCGCTGCAACTCGCCTACGGCATCACGACGGCCGTCTCGCTGGGCGGCTTCGCCTACGAGCAGGCCCGCGTCCGGGAGGCCGTCGCCGCCGGGGTGCTCGCCGGGCCCCGGCTGCTGGCCACCGGCGAACTGCTCGACGGGGCGCGGGTCGCCTACAGCATGGGCCGCGCCCACCGCACCCGCGAGGGACTGCGCCGCTCGCTGGCGCGCGGCCGGGCGCTGGACTGGGACTTCGTGAAGACGTACGTACGCGCCCCGGGCTGGGTGATGAAGGAGGCCGCCGACTTCGGGCACGAGCGGCTCGGCGTGCGCAGCGGCAGCCATCTGTGCACCCCGGGCGTGCAGCTCGGCCAGGACCTGACCACCCATCTGCAGGCCACCCAGCGGCTGGAGTTCGGGCACGCGACCTCCGCGACCGGGCGTTCCTACCAGGACGTCGAGGAGATCTACACCGCCACCGACTTCCATCTCGTCGCGACCCCGTTCACGGCCCTGGCCCTCCTCGGCGCCGACCCCGCGCTCGCGGACGATCCGCGCGTCACCGCGCTCATGCCGCCGTGGGACGTCGCACTCGTCCGCGAGCAGGCCGGGCAGCCACCCACCGACGCCCAACTGGCCACCCTGGCACGGGAGATGGACGTCTACCGGCGGATCCTCGCGGGTGGCGGTCTGATCGCGCTCGGCACCGACCAGCCGCTCGTCCCGGTCGGGCTGCATCTGCACCTGGCCCTGCGCGCCCTGCACCGCGCCGGACTCTCCCCGACCGAGGCGCTGCGCACCGCGACGCTGCTGCCCGCGCGGGTCTTCGGCGCCGACGCCGACCTGGGCACCCTGGAGGAGGGCAAGCTGGCCGACCTCACCGTCGTGGACGGCGACCCCTTCACCGACTTCGCCACGCTGATCCGGACGACGGCGGTCCTGCGCGGCGGTGCGCTGTTCGAGCGGGCGGAGCTGGTCGACTCCTACGACGCCGCCCCCGGGCGACCGGCGCGGGAGGAATGGCTGGAGGTGAGCCGCCGTATGCGACGCGAGGGATGCTGCGACCCGGGCCTGTGA
- a CDS encoding sensor histidine kinase has protein sequence MGDRAADHGAAGLTSLRRYTWWTVPGTIAGVLAVFVGAWVLDGGVPLWARAPAAAALAVEVGSSVVLLSRRLKLLPVADAHPGGPPAGWLIAAAGAAVVLAAAPLALRNYGLWPVAPAVVVAIAATYLPPRRRRLLIVAAGAVALLPGSVVSLVEGDGELAYAALFPAGLVAFTAWVTLGPLWAWDTARRLDEARRLEAELAVREERLRFAADLHDIQGHHLQVIALKSELAARLVEPDPARAAVELKEIRRLAADALSDTRAVVRGYRRTTLDDEIANATRVLAAAGIDARMTLDPDAAATALTDAGRHLLGLVMREATTNVLRHSQAEHTEVEYRVADGFARLRVSNDGVSDVPASPEGTGLRGLAERLSPAGGELTWRRDGDRFVVTAALPAPSRTTPDPPSPADGAAR, from the coding sequence GTGGGGGACCGGGCGGCGGATCACGGGGCGGCGGGGCTGACGAGCCTTCGCCGCTACACCTGGTGGACCGTGCCGGGCACGATCGCGGGTGTCCTGGCCGTCTTCGTCGGCGCGTGGGTCCTGGACGGCGGCGTTCCGCTGTGGGCCCGCGCACCGGCCGCTGCCGCGCTGGCGGTCGAGGTGGGGTCGAGCGTCGTGCTGCTGAGCCGTCGACTGAAGCTCCTTCCCGTGGCGGACGCGCACCCCGGCGGGCCGCCCGCCGGATGGCTGATCGCCGCGGCCGGGGCCGCAGTCGTGCTCGCGGCGGCTCCGCTGGCCCTGCGGAACTACGGGCTGTGGCCGGTCGCGCCCGCCGTGGTGGTGGCGATCGCCGCGACGTATCTGCCGCCGCGTCGCAGACGCCTGCTGATCGTGGCCGCCGGGGCCGTCGCACTGCTGCCCGGGAGCGTCGTCAGCCTGGTCGAGGGGGACGGCGAGTTGGCGTACGCCGCGCTGTTCCCCGCCGGGCTGGTCGCCTTCACGGCCTGGGTGACGCTCGGCCCGCTGTGGGCCTGGGACACCGCACGGCGACTGGACGAGGCGCGGCGGCTGGAGGCGGAGCTGGCGGTCCGGGAGGAACGGCTGCGGTTCGCCGCCGACCTGCACGACATCCAGGGCCACCATCTCCAGGTGATCGCCCTGAAGAGCGAGTTGGCGGCCCGGCTGGTCGAGCCGGACCCGGCGCGGGCGGCCGTGGAGCTGAAGGAGATACGGCGGCTCGCGGCGGACGCCCTCAGTGACACCCGGGCCGTGGTGCGGGGGTACCGGCGTACGACTCTGGACGACGAGATCGCCAACGCCACCCGGGTGCTGGCCGCCGCCGGCATCGACGCGCGGATGACGCTCGACCCCGACGCCGCGGCCACCGCCCTCACCGACGCCGGCCGTCACCTGCTCGGCCTGGTGATGCGGGAGGCCACCACGAACGTCCTGCGGCACAGCCAGGCCGAGCACACCGAGGTCGAGTACCGGGTCGCGGACGGCTTCGCCCGGCTGCGGGTGAGCAACGACGGCGTGTCGGACGTCCCGGCCTCGCCGGAGGGCACGGGACTGCGTGGCCTCGCCGAGCGGTTGAGCCCGGCGGGGGGCGAGCTGACCTGGCGGCGGGACGGGGACCGCTTCGTGGTCACGGCCGCGCTGCCGGCGCCGTCACGGACCACTCCGGACCCACCGAGCCCGGCGGACGGAGCCGCCCGATGA
- a CDS encoding Gfo/Idh/MocA family protein, with protein sequence MGDAHRIGVVGLGVISRAYLDTLVGHPAVRITAVADLDASRSAAVAAELPGVRALSVEELLSSPDVDTVLNLTVPAAHAEIALGAIGHGKNVYGEKPLTAGLADAHAVLEAAAKAGVGVGCAPDTVLGTGVQTARAAVAAGSVGRPQFASAVMVTPGHERWHPHPDFYYTDGGGPLLDMGPYYLASLVHLLGPVRAVTGAAGRLRAERVIGSGPRAGERIPVEVDTHVSGVLEHVGGTLTTITTSFDGVATTAAPIEVHGETGTLAVPDPNRFDGEVRLFELGATEWRTLPLSAGYVDGARGIGLLDFVAADGRRAPRASGELALHVLETMSALLRSAAEGRRVELTTSAEPPVAVPLTTAATWKGDPAPR encoded by the coding sequence GTGGGCGACGCGCACCGCATCGGCGTCGTAGGACTCGGCGTCATCTCGCGCGCGTACCTGGACACGCTCGTGGGCCATCCGGCCGTACGCATCACCGCGGTCGCCGACCTCGACGCCTCCCGCTCGGCCGCAGTCGCCGCCGAACTCCCCGGCGTCCGGGCGCTGTCCGTCGAGGAGTTGCTGAGCAGCCCGGACGTCGACACGGTGCTGAACCTCACGGTCCCCGCGGCCCACGCCGAGATCGCCCTCGGCGCCATCGGCCACGGCAAGAACGTCTACGGGGAGAAGCCGCTGACCGCCGGCCTCGCCGACGCGCACGCCGTGCTGGAGGCCGCCGCGAAGGCGGGCGTCGGTGTGGGGTGTGCGCCGGACACGGTCCTGGGCACCGGCGTGCAGACGGCGCGTGCGGCCGTGGCCGCGGGGAGCGTCGGACGCCCCCAGTTCGCGTCGGCCGTGATGGTCACGCCGGGCCACGAACGCTGGCATCCCCACCCCGACTTCTACTACACGGACGGGGGCGGCCCGCTGCTGGACATGGGTCCGTACTACCTCGCCTCCCTGGTGCATCTGCTGGGTCCGGTGCGGGCCGTCACCGGGGCTGCCGGGCGGCTGCGCGCCGAGCGCGTCATCGGCTCCGGGCCGCGGGCGGGCGAGCGGATCCCGGTCGAGGTGGACACCCATGTCAGTGGGGTCCTGGAGCACGTCGGCGGGACCCTGACGACGATCACGACGAGCTTCGACGGCGTGGCCACGACCGCCGCGCCGATCGAGGTGCACGGCGAGACGGGCACACTCGCCGTTCCGGATCCGAACCGCTTCGACGGCGAGGTCCGGCTCTTCGAACTGGGCGCCACCGAGTGGCGCACGCTCCCGCTCTCGGCGGGCTACGTCGACGGCGCCCGCGGTATCGGCCTGCTCGACTTCGTCGCCGCCGACGGCCGGCGGGCGCCCCGCGCGAGCGGTGAACTCGCCCTGCACGTGCTGGAGACGATGAGCGCGCTGCTGCGCTCGGCGGCCGAAGGACGCCGTGTCGAGCTGACGACGTCGGCGGAGCCGCCCGTCGCCGTGCCGCTGACAACGGCGGCGACGTGGAAGGGAGACCCAGCTCCCCGGTGA
- a CDS encoding SCO2400 family protein — translation MDYCSSCRRHLNGALVCPGCGAYAPDIAPSAVAGGTASAAPGPTAQAPAVAWYDGYFRDEPAPPSATDGTAPLAPAEDVEGVPATAAPMGRAARRRQRARWKKNQRRAVVATAVALVGGGLTVSAMNQQSGDKAQAATAPERPNTGLPEQETDFTRPTSTPPDTHKSPRTTTPSSDPTPTNAARESVTTPRTTRDFTRPDAAATPTPTAPEAPRTRPGSPDPAGADSGDSTGGETAEQQTPTPAPSDNADSGASPAPTSPAPEETSPEQLCVLNLVCLG, via the coding sequence ATGGACTACTGCTCCTCGTGCCGTCGGCATCTCAACGGGGCCCTCGTGTGCCCCGGGTGCGGCGCCTACGCCCCGGACATCGCTCCCTCCGCGGTAGCGGGTGGCACCGCGTCGGCCGCGCCCGGTCCGACGGCACAGGCTCCGGCCGTCGCCTGGTACGACGGCTACTTCCGTGACGAGCCGGCGCCGCCGTCCGCCACGGACGGGACCGCGCCGCTCGCTCCGGCCGAGGATGTCGAGGGCGTGCCCGCCACCGCCGCCCCGATGGGCCGGGCGGCACGCCGTCGACAGCGGGCCCGCTGGAAGAAGAACCAGCGCCGCGCCGTGGTCGCGACCGCCGTCGCCCTGGTCGGCGGCGGCCTGACCGTCTCGGCGATGAACCAGCAGTCCGGCGACAAGGCCCAGGCGGCCACCGCGCCGGAACGGCCGAACACGGGCCTCCCGGAGCAGGAGACGGACTTCACCCGCCCGACCTCCACTCCGCCGGACACCCACAAGTCCCCGCGCACCACCACGCCCTCCTCGGATCCGACCCCGACCAACGCCGCGCGCGAGTCCGTCACCACACCGCGCACCACGCGGGACTTCACCCGACCGGACGCCGCCGCCACCCCGACCCCCACCGCGCCCGAGGCCCCGCGGACCCGGCCCGGCTCCCCGGACCCCGCAGGGGCGGACTCCGGCGACAGCACGGGCGGGGAGACGGCCGAGCAGCAGACGCCGACCCCGGCGCCGAGCGACAACGCGGACTCCGGAGCCTCCCCGGCGCCGACGAGCCCGGCCCCCGAGGAGACCTCCCCGGAACAGCTCTGCGTGCTCAACCTCGTGTGCCTCGGCTGA
- a CDS encoding response regulator transcription factor: protein MIRLLLADDEDLLRSALAALLGLEDDLTVVAEAATSTDAVRLARELRPDIAVLDLEMPPTDGLRAAEEIRAALSTQVVLVTRHARPAVLRRALAAGVRGFVPKTTPATRLAEIIRDIAAGRRYVDPDIAASALTEDDCPLTDRELEVLRAARTGASIAEIATEVHLAPGTVRNYLSSAMSKLSVPTRHAAAHRAWEQGWI, encoded by the coding sequence ATGATCCGCCTGTTGCTCGCCGACGACGAGGACCTGCTCAGAAGCGCCCTGGCCGCCCTGCTGGGGCTGGAGGACGATCTCACCGTGGTCGCGGAGGCCGCGACCTCCACCGACGCGGTACGGCTGGCCCGCGAGCTGCGCCCCGACATCGCCGTCCTGGATCTGGAGATGCCGCCCACCGACGGGCTGCGTGCGGCCGAGGAGATCCGGGCCGCGCTGTCCACCCAGGTCGTCCTGGTCACGCGGCACGCCCGGCCCGCCGTACTGCGCCGGGCCCTGGCCGCCGGGGTGCGCGGCTTCGTCCCCAAGACGACTCCGGCGACCAGGCTGGCCGAGATCATCCGCGATATCGCCGCCGGCCGCCGCTATGTGGACCCGGACATCGCCGCCTCCGCGCTGACCGAGGACGACTGTCCCCTCACCGACCGCGAGCTGGAGGTCCTGCGCGCCGCCCGTACGGGCGCGTCGATCGCCGAGATCGCCACCGAGGTCCATCTGGCCCCCGGCACCGTCCGCAACTACCTGTCCTCGGCCATGTCCAAGCTGAGCGTGCCGACCCGCCATGCCGCCGCGCACCGGGCCTGGGAGCAGGGCTGGATCTGA
- a CDS encoding glutamate-cysteine ligase family protein gives MGRDVPALVFTREDRRRYREKMHTCLDVLAQMLRESTFESERPKVGLEIELNLVDDDGLPAMRNTEVLQAIADPAWSSELGRFNLEINIPPRELTTGGPGAWEQAIRDALNHAEERASAVGAHLIMIGILPTLGESDVGETALSGDPRYRLLNEQIFAARGEDLRITVDGVERLSTYADTITPEAACTSTQYHLQVSPRDFADYWNAAQAVAGVQIALAANSPYLFGRELWRETRIPLFEQATDTRPVEIKAQGVRPRVWFGERWITSVFDLFEENVRYFPALLPLCDEEDPQRTHDTGGIPQLGELTLHNGTIYRWNRPVYAVTDSGPHLRIENRVLPAGPTVADTIANGALYYGLTRALVDDDRPVWTRMSFSVAEENLHTAARDGIDARLYWPGMGEVPVTELVLRRLLPLAHRGLELAGMDADWREPLLGIIEQRCVTARNGALWQVETVHQLEKAAATSERRDALRRMTRTYMDYMHLNAAAHTWPVD, from the coding sequence ATGGGACGTGACGTGCCGGCCCTGGTGTTCACGCGGGAGGACCGCCGTCGGTACCGGGAGAAGATGCACACCTGCCTCGACGTGCTGGCCCAGATGCTGCGCGAGTCGACCTTCGAGAGCGAGCGGCCCAAGGTCGGGCTGGAGATCGAGCTCAACCTGGTGGACGACGACGGGCTGCCGGCGATGCGCAACACCGAGGTGCTCCAGGCCATCGCCGACCCCGCCTGGTCGAGCGAGTTGGGCCGCTTCAACCTGGAGATCAACATCCCGCCGAGAGAGCTGACGACCGGCGGCCCCGGAGCCTGGGAGCAGGCCATCCGCGACGCGCTCAACCACGCCGAGGAGCGCGCCTCCGCCGTGGGCGCGCACCTGATCATGATCGGGATTCTGCCCACTCTCGGGGAGTCGGACGTGGGGGAGACCGCCCTGTCCGGCGATCCGCGGTACCGGCTGCTCAACGAGCAGATCTTCGCGGCCCGGGGCGAGGACCTGCGGATCACGGTGGACGGCGTCGAGCGTCTGTCGACGTACGCCGACACCATCACCCCCGAGGCCGCCTGCACCAGCACCCAGTACCACCTCCAGGTCTCGCCGAGGGACTTCGCGGACTACTGGAACGCCGCTCAGGCCGTCGCCGGTGTACAGATCGCCCTCGCGGCGAACTCGCCGTACCTCTTCGGCCGGGAGCTGTGGCGCGAGACCCGTATCCCGCTGTTCGAGCAGGCCACCGACACCCGCCCCGTGGAGATCAAGGCCCAGGGCGTACGGCCCCGGGTGTGGTTCGGCGAGCGCTGGATCACCAGCGTCTTCGATCTGTTCGAGGAGAACGTGCGGTACTTCCCGGCCCTGCTTCCGCTGTGCGACGAGGAGGACCCGCAGCGCACGCACGACACCGGCGGCATCCCGCAACTGGGCGAACTGACCCTGCACAACGGCACGATCTACCGCTGGAACCGCCCCGTCTACGCCGTCACCGACAGCGGACCGCACCTGCGCATCGAGAACCGCGTCCTGCCCGCCGGCCCCACCGTGGCCGACACCATCGCCAACGGCGCCCTCTACTACGGCCTCACCCGCGCCCTGGTCGACGACGACCGGCCGGTGTGGACGCGGATGTCCTTCTCGGTCGCCGAGGAGAACCTCCACACCGCCGCCCGCGACGGCATCGACGCCCGCCTGTACTGGCCCGGCATGGGCGAAGTCCCGGTCACGGAGCTGGTGTTGCGGCGCCTGCTGCCTCTGGCCCACCGGGGCCTGGAGCTGGCCGGCATGGACGCCGACTGGCGCGAGCCCCTGCTGGGCATCATCGAGCAGCGCTGCGTCACCGCCCGCAACGGCGCCCTGTGGCAGGTGGAGACGGTCCACCAGTTGGAGAAGGCCGCCGCCACCTCCGAACGGCGGGACGCGCTGCGGCGGATGACCAGGACGTACATGGACTACATGCATCTGAACGCGGCCGCGCACACCTGGCCCGTGGACTGA
- a CDS encoding ThuA domain-containing protein: MTRKNALVVRGGWEGHQPVRATELFLPFLRANGYAVRIEESTEVYADADAMAGTDLVVQCVTMSQIGAEELAGLSAAVVAGTGFTGWHGGIADSFRAASDYLHLVGGQFATHPGKEPCERQGVQEDNYLPHTVNITELGRDHPVTAGVGDFELHTEQYWVLHDELIDVLATTTHPTRPWQPWHRPVTCPAVWTRQWGAGRVVVTTPGHSLDVLEHPAVRTIIERGMLWATRTASAS, from the coding sequence ATGACGCGGAAGAACGCCCTGGTGGTGCGAGGCGGATGGGAGGGGCATCAGCCGGTCCGGGCCACGGAGCTGTTCCTGCCCTTCCTGCGCGCCAACGGGTACGCCGTCAGGATCGAGGAGTCCACCGAGGTCTACGCCGACGCCGACGCGATGGCCGGCACCGATCTCGTCGTGCAGTGCGTCACGATGTCGCAGATCGGTGCCGAGGAGTTGGCGGGACTGAGCGCGGCGGTCGTGGCCGGCACCGGCTTCACCGGCTGGCACGGCGGCATCGCCGACTCCTTCCGGGCCGCCTCCGACTATCTCCATCTGGTGGGCGGGCAGTTCGCCACCCACCCGGGCAAGGAGCCCTGCGAGCGGCAGGGGGTTCAGGAGGACAACTACCTGCCGCACACCGTCAACATCACGGAGCTGGGCCGCGACCACCCCGTCACCGCGGGCGTCGGGGACTTCGAGCTGCACACCGAGCAGTACTGGGTGCTGCACGACGAGCTGATCGACGTGCTGGCCACCACCACCCACCCGACCCGGCCGTGGCAGCCCTGGCACCGCCCGGTCACCTGTCCGGCGGTCTGGACCCGGCAGTGGGGCGCCGGGCGTGTGGTGGTGACGACGCCGGGCCACAGCCTCGACGTGCTGGAGCACCCCGCCGTCCGCACCATCATCGAGAGGGGCATGCTGTGGGCGACGCGCACCGCATCGGCGTCGTAG